One genomic window of Candidatus Pseudobacter hemicellulosilyticus includes the following:
- a CDS encoding 3'-5' exonuclease, with the protein MSLRTMEAGSQQMAKGQQQLTEEQLAVIRTSGDIAINAVAGSGKTTTIIEYAASRPSTASILYLAFNRSVKMEALRRFEQRGLRNVRVETAHSLAFDYIVKGSGYKVSQQEYRTHEIVEMLGLEGLGERHTEYIIASHISKFITYFCNSDKAKVQELNYLDTIADKAARSFAQKYYPQIEGGTRQLLAKMDRREIAITHDFYLKKFQLSAPQLPYDYILFDEAQDASAAMLAVFLQQKRAVKVIVGDTHQQIYGWRHAVNSLDRAEFSTLQLSASFRFPQEMAELATQVLTLKEKLYKDFQPASLQGKGKAAQYKTNATIARSNLGLLLNAIEYVTENRKVKSIYFEGNINTYTYADEGASLYDVLNLANNKPDKIRDKLIRSMNSLDDLEEYIEKTEDQQLAMMLEVVKEYGDGIYDMLRSLKDLHCADADKATADMIFSTVHRAKGMEYDTVYLVNDFINQGKIKKAKADAIVAKEPMPVARLNEEVNLLYVAITRAKSKLHIPDGLVPDGVPLSDRIVRVQAGSAETGKKTGSVGRSAGYQRPVGNKSYGSTDKRSLYADAGKYWTAAQDEELQELYETFHSLADIAESFGRTKGAIIARLKKLGLMD; encoded by the coding sequence TTGTCTTTACGCACTATGGAAGCAGGTTCCCAACAAATGGCAAAAGGGCAGCAGCAGCTGACCGAAGAACAACTGGCAGTCATCCGCACTTCCGGCGATATCGCCATTAACGCCGTAGCCGGTTCCGGCAAAACCACCACTATCATTGAATACGCCGCTTCCCGGCCTTCCACTGCTTCCATTCTTTACCTGGCGTTCAACCGCTCTGTTAAAATGGAAGCCCTGCGCCGCTTTGAACAGCGGGGACTGCGTAATGTCCGCGTGGAAACAGCGCATTCCCTGGCCTTCGACTATATTGTCAAAGGCTCCGGTTACAAGGTCAGCCAGCAGGAATACCGTACCCATGAGATCGTGGAAATGCTGGGACTGGAAGGACTGGGCGAAAGACATACCGAATACATCATTGCTTCGCATATCAGCAAGTTCATCACCTATTTCTGTAACAGTGATAAGGCAAAAGTGCAGGAGCTGAATTACCTGGACACCATTGCCGATAAGGCCGCGCGTTCCTTCGCCCAGAAATATTACCCGCAGATTGAGGGGGGCACCCGCCAGCTGCTGGCAAAAATGGATCGTCGTGAGATAGCCATTACCCATGATTTTTACCTGAAGAAATTCCAGCTGTCTGCACCGCAACTGCCCTATGATTATATCCTGTTCGATGAAGCACAGGATGCCTCGGCCGCCATGCTGGCCGTATTCCTGCAGCAAAAACGGGCAGTGAAAGTGATTGTAGGCGATACCCACCAGCAGATCTATGGCTGGCGGCATGCCGTTAACTCCCTGGACAGGGCCGAGTTCAGCACCCTGCAACTGTCAGCCAGCTTCCGGTTCCCGCAGGAAATGGCGGAACTGGCCACACAGGTACTTACGCTCAAAGAGAAGCTTTACAAGGATTTTCAGCCGGCGTCATTGCAGGGTAAAGGGAAAGCGGCACAGTATAAGACCAATGCCACCATCGCCCGCTCCAACCTGGGCCTGCTGCTGAACGCTATTGAATATGTTACGGAGAACCGAAAGGTGAAAAGCATCTATTTTGAAGGCAATATCAATACCTATACCTACGCTGATGAAGGCGCTTCCCTGTATGATGTACTGAACCTCGCCAACAACAAACCGGATAAGATCCGCGATAAGCTCATCCGCAGTATGAACAGCCTGGACGACCTGGAAGAGTATATTGAGAAAACAGAGGACCAGCAGCTGGCCATGATGCTGGAAGTGGTCAAGGAATATGGAGATGGCATCTATGATATGCTGCGTTCCCTGAAAGACCTGCACTGTGCTGATGCCGATAAAGCAACAGCAGACATGATCTTCTCCACTGTGCATCGGGCCAAGGGCATGGAATACGATACGGTTTACCTGGTGAATGATTTTATCAACCAGGGTAAGATCAAAAAAGCCAAAGCAGATGCCATTGTAGCCAAAGAGCCTATGCCTGTTGCCCGGCTCAATGAAGAGGTCAACCTGTTATACGTAGCCATCACCCGCGCCAAAAGTAAACTGCATATTCCTGATGGGCTGGTGCCGGATGGCGTACCCCTGTCGGACAGGATTGTCCGGGTGCAGGCAGGTTCAGCTGAGACCGGAAAGAAAACAGGCTCCGTTGGCCGCTCCGCCGGCTACCAGCGGCCGGTTGGCAATAAGTCCTATGGCAGCACCGACAAACGCAGCCTGTATGCAGATGCCGGTAAATACTGGACCGCCGCACAGGATGAGGAACTGCAGGAGTTGTATGAAACCTTTCACTCCCTGGCAGATATTGCAGAAAGCTTCGGCCGGACAAAAGGCGCTATCATTGCCCGCCTGAAAAAACTGGGCCTAATGGATTGA
- a CDS encoding MBG domain-containing protein gives MKMNITRTSYLHPLLFLLCLLLPAMVSSQVLYVSRTASGAGNGSSWTNAYNTLQAAITRANAESSIKEIRISNGTYTEPEMTISSSYNITGSWNTNSNNQDFAVPTILTTQLKHRLLQIDAMQVVKLDRLRFFECGSDTVDAGGAIRSSAVLTLTNCQFWENKASRNVVNNFGGALYLDGPATIDYCSFNDNRCGFSGGAICNRSELTIGRSSFENNTTGDDAGAIYNAGNLTIHSTRFKGNHMDYAEGPVIINGRGGAIHSVGNPLRITNTVFEQNQAWNGGAIHASSSTLDVVNCTFYGNQCYSNSLGPTGLGAAIYNLYSSNNTIMTNIHNNIFFANFGPFYGNPLKPCPTIFLQGYNSNTAPSVSLHNNIIDPSLLEKYTYTTTPVDEANNFWLIPFFVDAANGNFSLMQNSPGVNMGSTDLYQAAARPGYDFTHQLRVSLCVIDIGAYEYQWPSLMEFNPNNYGELFVDPNSTYSGFGDRGSSWSKAVVSLEEAIPFLNLCPSVVELRLAKGTYQQGQQTINRPVYIRGGYDPQTGQQDWNANPTILQPTGNNRILATNAATGTIRVEGITFQGANTNIAGGAIYNSRNLDLSYCKFLNNHSSHLGGAVYAEGYATARNCAFIGNVGSSGGAFFNFGASTITNCSFLDNSSTSAGQHAIAGLNGGHALYLYNNIIWGDPGQVYHVGPLRLDHNIIRGVSGNNLHLINDAATDQLEADPLFTNGGTGNLRLQAGSPAINKGLNSLYENADGIANNNSLLTDPDLNGGRRQFSHTIDLGAYERQMLQQTITATAQQLVYGEQAASTASSSASLPLVLTPSDPVYASIVPANNFIQANRKGTVQIQVTQPGNAEYDPAPAVSYLLTIVARPVTITATPQQKNYGDADPVLNYSVNPQMITGDGFTGSLQRDPGEDAGSYAILLHDLSAGDNYDISYTGNNLDIQPLPVQVTADPQTKTYGDSDPTLTYQHAPALVGTDAFTGTLSRAAGENVGQYAISNGLSLSSNYTLNYTGAQFSITQKSIQVTADNKTKVYGQPDPAFTWSVSPALITGDLLTGALTRTTGEDAGDYAITIGSLNNPNYAIGFTAGQLTIGKAQQQISWNQQLVSDCNGNTSIGLTASSSSGLTVDYVSANTRIATISGNQLTIVGPGLATITARQPGNNNYYPATEVQQQLTSRLPANLLVKRWDDVLVFNNNSNSFSGWQWYKNDQPVNGGTGQYLYESGKLNGTYYATAHTAAGQVVPTCPVTLTPGASTSLISVTPNPVRPGQAVTVRINLDAAALQGASLRLFNIQGMEMRAVQTVTPQTSLTMPLVPGLYVVKLQLSTGAVYSVNVLVRS, from the coding sequence ATGAAAATGAACATTACCCGAACCTCCTATCTTCATCCCCTGCTGTTTCTCCTATGCTTATTGTTGCCCGCAATGGTCAGCAGCCAGGTACTTTATGTAAGCAGGACCGCCAGCGGCGCCGGCAATGGCTCCAGCTGGACCAATGCTTATAATACATTACAGGCGGCCATCACCCGCGCCAATGCAGAAAGCAGTATCAAAGAGATCCGCATCAGCAATGGCACGTATACGGAACCGGAAATGACCATCAGCAGTTCCTATAATATCACCGGCTCCTGGAATACCAACAGCAATAACCAGGACTTTGCAGTGCCTACTATTCTGACCACCCAGCTAAAACACCGGCTCCTGCAAATTGACGCTATGCAGGTAGTGAAGCTGGACAGGCTCCGGTTCTTTGAATGCGGCAGTGATACGGTAGATGCAGGCGGGGCCATCAGGAGCAGCGCTGTACTCACCCTCACCAATTGCCAGTTCTGGGAAAATAAGGCAAGCAGAAACGTCGTCAATAACTTTGGTGGGGCCCTGTACCTGGATGGGCCTGCTACCATTGATTATTGCAGCTTCAATGATAACCGCTGCGGATTTTCCGGCGGCGCCATCTGCAATAGAAGCGAACTAACCATTGGCAGAAGCAGTTTTGAGAACAATACTACAGGGGATGATGCCGGGGCTATCTATAACGCAGGCAACCTTACTATCCACAGCACCCGCTTCAAGGGCAATCATATGGATTATGCCGAAGGTCCAGTCATTATCAATGGAAGGGGAGGCGCCATTCACAGTGTTGGCAATCCGCTACGTATTACCAACACTGTTTTTGAGCAGAACCAGGCATGGAACGGTGGCGCTATTCATGCTTCCTCGTCAACGCTGGATGTAGTGAACTGCACGTTCTATGGAAACCAATGTTATTCCAATAGCCTTGGTCCTACAGGTCTTGGCGCTGCCATCTATAATCTTTACAGCAGCAACAATACCATCATGACCAATATCCATAACAATATCTTCTTTGCCAATTTCGGGCCCTTCTATGGTAATCCCCTGAAACCCTGCCCTACAATTTTCCTGCAGGGCTACAACAGCAACACGGCTCCCAGCGTCAGCCTGCACAACAATATTATAGACCCAAGCCTCCTGGAAAAATACACCTATACCACAACCCCGGTTGATGAAGCAAATAATTTCTGGCTGATCCCTTTCTTCGTGGACGCAGCCAATGGCAACTTCAGCCTTATGCAGAACAGCCCGGGCGTTAACATGGGTAGTACAGACCTGTACCAGGCCGCAGCCCGTCCGGGATATGACTTTACGCACCAGTTGCGCGTATCCCTATGCGTAATTGATATTGGCGCCTATGAGTACCAATGGCCTTCTCTGATGGAATTCAATCCTAATAACTATGGAGAATTATTTGTAGACCCTAACAGCACTTACAGTGGCTTTGGTGACAGGGGCAGTTCCTGGAGCAAGGCCGTCGTTTCTCTGGAAGAAGCCATTCCCTTTCTTAATCTCTGCCCATCCGTAGTGGAACTGCGCCTGGCAAAAGGTACATACCAGCAGGGACAACAGACCATTAACCGTCCTGTGTACATCCGTGGCGGTTATGATCCACAGACCGGGCAGCAGGACTGGAATGCCAATCCCACCATCCTGCAACCCACAGGGAACAACAGGATACTGGCAACTAACGCCGCCACAGGTACTATCCGTGTGGAAGGAATTACTTTCCAGGGAGCAAACACCAATATTGCAGGCGGCGCCATTTACAACAGCAGGAACCTGGACCTTTCCTACTGCAAATTCCTGAACAACCATAGCAGTCATCTCGGCGGGGCCGTCTATGCAGAAGGTTATGCCACTGCCAGGAACTGTGCTTTCATCGGCAATGTTGGTTCTTCCGGCGGCGCTTTCTTCAATTTTGGCGCCAGCACCATTACCAATTGCAGCTTCCTGGATAACAGCTCCACCAGTGCCGGTCAGCATGCAATTGCCGGTCTTAACGGCGGCCATGCCCTTTACCTCTATAACAATATTATCTGGGGAGATCCAGGTCAGGTGTATCATGTGGGCCCACTGCGACTGGACCACAATATTATCCGCGGCGTATCCGGCAACAACCTGCACCTTATCAATGATGCTGCCACAGACCAGCTGGAAGCAGATCCGCTTTTTACCAATGGCGGTACCGGCAATCTTCGCCTACAGGCCGGCAGCCCTGCCATCAACAAAGGGTTGAACAGTTTATATGAAAATGCCGATGGCATTGCCAATAACAACAGCCTGCTTACAGATCCTGATCTTAACGGCGGCAGGCGGCAGTTCAGCCATACCATCGACCTGGGCGCCTATGAACGCCAGATGCTGCAGCAGACCATCACTGCTACTGCCCAGCAACTGGTATACGGGGAACAGGCCGCCAGCACTGCCAGCTCATCGGCCAGCCTGCCGCTGGTCCTGACCCCGTCTGATCCGGTCTATGCCAGCATAGTGCCGGCTAACAACTTCATCCAGGCTAACCGCAAAGGAACAGTACAGATCCAGGTGACCCAGCCCGGCAATGCGGAATATGATCCCGCACCTGCTGTATCCTATCTCCTTACCATTGTTGCCAGGCCAGTGACCATTACCGCTACTCCACAGCAAAAGAACTATGGCGACGCTGACCCCGTTCTTAACTATTCTGTCAATCCGCAAATGATCACCGGAGATGGTTTTACCGGCAGCCTGCAAAGAGATCCCGGCGAGGATGCTGGCAGCTATGCCATCCTCTTGCATGATCTGTCAGCCGGCGATAACTATGACATCAGCTATACCGGCAATAACCTGGACATCCAGCCGCTGCCTGTCCAGGTGACAGCTGACCCTCAGACAAAAACTTACGGCGACAGCGATCCCACTCTTACCTACCAGCATGCTCCTGCCCTGGTTGGTACAGACGCTTTTACCGGCACCCTCAGCAGGGCAGCCGGTGAAAATGTTGGCCAGTATGCTATCTCCAATGGCTTATCACTAAGCAGTAACTATACCCTGAACTATACAGGCGCCCAGTTTAGTATCACGCAAAAAAGTATACAGGTTACGGCTGATAACAAAACCAAGGTCTATGGTCAGCCTGATCCGGCTTTCACCTGGTCGGTCAGTCCCGCACTGATCACCGGCGATCTGCTGACCGGTGCGCTGACCCGCACCACCGGAGAAGATGCCGGCGACTATGCTATTACTATCGGCTCCCTCAACAATCCCAATTATGCTATCGGATTTACGGCAGGACAACTGACCATCGGCAAGGCTCAGCAACAGATCAGCTGGAACCAGCAGCTGGTATCCGATTGTAACGGCAATACCAGCATTGGCCTGACCGCCAGCAGTTCCAGCGGTCTCACGGTAGACTATGTATCCGCCAATACCAGGATAGCTACCATCAGCGGCAACCAGCTGACAATAGTAGGCCCCGGTCTGGCCACCATCACTGCCCGGCAACCGGGTAACAACAACTACTACCCCGCCACCGAAGTACAGCAACAACTTACGTCCCGCCTTCCGGCCAACCTGCTGGTCAAACGCTGGGATGATGTGCTGGTCTTTAATAACAACAGCAACAGCTTCTCGGGCTGGCAATGGTATAAGAATGATCAGCCTGTTAATGGAGGTACGGGGCAGTATCTCTATGAAAGCGGTAAGCTGAACGGGACTTATTATGCTACTGCACATACGGCCGCCGGACAGGTAGTGCCCACCTGCCCTGTTACGCTGACACCCGGCGCCAGCACCTCCCTGATCAGTGTTACGCCCAATCCTGTAAGACCAGGCCAGGCAGTGACCGTGAGAATAAACCTGGATGCCGCTGCCCTCCAGGGCGCCAGCCTGCGGCTCTTCAATATACAGGGTATGGAAATGCGGGCGGTACAGACAGTAACGCCACAGACCAGCCTGACCATGCCGCTTGTGCCCGGCCTCTACGTGGTAAAACTCCAGCTTTCTACAGGCGCAGTATATTCCGTCAATGTGCTGGTCAGATCTTAA
- a CDS encoding acyltransferase, translating into MSVPAVSPTLLQTRQHFKILDGLRGIAAVSVVIFHFMEFVTPDYKDNFIAHAYLAVDFFFCLSGFVIAYAYDTRLKQIGVLNFFKLRLIRLHPLVLIGSVIGLLAFVFDPFSNLYSLYSGKTLQLFLASCLMIPYPVVPERYFNLFHLNPPAWSLFWEYVANIFYALVLVRLRNKFLWVLTLLAAAALFYEAYDSRFLGVGFGGDNVRAGGIRVAFSFLAGMLVYRSNWIIRNRFGFGGLGLLLFIVFLVPYADATNWLVEPLMVVLYFPFLLALGVGAVLSPRWEKLCRFSGDISYPLYMVHYPFLWLFLSYIEVHKPGMGQMTIITIIGVPVLIGLAYLVMVLLDLPLRKWLRRQV; encoded by the coding sequence ATGAGCGTGCCAGCTGTATCCCCTACCCTGCTTCAGACCAGACAACATTTTAAGATCCTGGATGGCCTTCGCGGCATTGCTGCGGTATCAGTGGTCATTTTTCATTTCATGGAATTTGTGACCCCGGACTACAAGGATAATTTCATAGCACATGCTTACCTGGCGGTAGATTTCTTTTTTTGTCTGTCGGGCTTTGTGATTGCCTATGCCTATGATACCAGGCTGAAGCAGATAGGCGTACTGAACTTTTTCAAGCTCCGGCTGATCCGGTTGCATCCCCTGGTGCTGATTGGGTCCGTGATCGGGCTGCTTGCTTTTGTTTTTGATCCCTTCAGCAATCTGTATTCCCTGTATTCCGGCAAAACACTGCAGCTCTTCCTTGCCAGCTGCCTGATGATCCCTTACCCTGTAGTACCGGAACGCTACTTTAACCTGTTCCACCTGAACCCGCCTGCCTGGTCGCTGTTCTGGGAATACGTGGCCAATATTTTCTATGCGCTGGTGCTGGTCCGCCTGCGCAACAAATTCCTGTGGGTACTGACCCTGCTGGCTGCTGCCGCCCTCTTTTATGAAGCGTATGACTCCCGGTTCCTGGGCGTGGGCTTTGGCGGCGATAATGTCAGAGCAGGTGGTATCCGGGTAGCTTTTTCTTTCCTGGCGGGTATGCTGGTCTACCGGTCCAACTGGATCATCCGTAACCGGTTTGGCTTTGGGGGACTGGGCCTGCTGCTGTTCATCGTATTCCTGGTGCCGTATGCCGATGCTACCAACTGGCTGGTGGAACCACTGATGGTAGTCCTTTATTTTCCTTTCCTGCTGGCGCTGGGTGTGGGCGCTGTGTTATCTCCCCGCTGGGAAAAGCTCTGCCGTTTTTCGGGCGATATCTCCTACCCCCTGTATATGGTGCATTATCCCTTTCTCTGGCTGTTCCTCAGTTATATTGAAGTACACAAACCAGGTATGGGCCAGATGACTATCATTACTATTATTGGTGTCCCGGTGCTGATAGGGTTGGCTTATCTGGTGATGGTACTGCTGGACCTACCGTTAAGGAAGTGGCTGCGAAGGCAGGTATAA
- a CDS encoding insulinase family protein, giving the protein MLLKKVFFHALFLLPVLDAAAQNLPLDTAVRKGVLPNGFTYYIRHNAEPAKRAQLYLVVKAGSILETEEQRGLAHFMEHMSFNGTKNYPKNKLVEYLQQSGIRFGADLNAYTSFDETVYQLPIPTDNKELFNNGIQIMRDWAQDATLDPEEIDRERGVVIEEKRLRKGADQRIQDKTFPILVNKSRYADRLPIGTEEVLNKFTPATIRAFYKDWYRPDLQALIVVGDIDVKEVEKMVKAKFSNLKKPSVVKPRTVYTIPLQGKNQFITVTDSEYPQTVVQLLMKRKVSPVKTVADYNTAIVNSLFSQMLAARLGELSKKPNPPFRQFGGGISSLFGGVNALSLQLVARDNELESGFAAAWAEIARIKRFGFVASELQRAKTNILTSMTSRLKEKDKINSSDYVSEYQANFLSGSAAMSVEAEVKLIQEILPAITLEAINTRANEWLKETDRDIIVTAPESAKASLPAELTVNNWIAAAEKQTLTAYQDNAADGSLLPSLPPAGKVTATKTISEIGVTELTLSNGARVILKPTTFKNDEISFMAYSHGGTALYSDADFQSAANAAGIMASSGLGSYDPIAMPKLLNGKLVQVMPFIGETAEGIQGGSSVKDLGTALQLIHAYFTVPRKDTVVFNNIIRQSEQAITNRYGNIRNVFVDTVSAVMGNYNVRRTGPTLDKLHQIKLDRAYNVFRERFANAGDFTFFFVGSFQVDSIRPLLEEYIGSLPGTAVKETPKDLGIRAPKGNITKTVYKGKEDKASVQMSFTGDFDFSPENAVQINALKEVLQFRLLERLRETEGGVYTPSASLQVSKLPVGRYNLGVSFGCAPANVDKLIAATFDEIKKLQQDGPPATDLTKFKEEEKRQFELALTDNGFWMGYIVDAYVNEQDPKRVLNQDKELDKVTLATIQAAAKKYLDDKNVIKFVWLPEQQ; this is encoded by the coding sequence ATGTTACTGAAAAAAGTTTTTTTCCATGCCCTTTTCCTGTTACCGGTGCTGGACGCTGCTGCGCAGAACCTGCCCCTGGACACAGCCGTACGCAAGGGCGTATTGCCTAATGGCTTTACCTATTATATCCGGCACAATGCCGAGCCCGCTAAGAGGGCCCAGCTGTACCTGGTGGTAAAAGCCGGCTCTATCCTGGAAACGGAAGAGCAGCGTGGCCTGGCGCATTTCATGGAGCATATGAGCTTCAATGGCACCAAAAACTACCCCAAGAACAAACTGGTAGAATACCTTCAGCAGTCCGGTATCCGTTTCGGAGCCGATCTGAACGCCTACACTTCTTTCGATGAAACCGTATACCAGCTGCCCATTCCCACCGATAACAAGGAACTGTTCAACAACGGTATCCAGATCATGCGCGACTGGGCACAGGACGCCACCCTCGACCCTGAAGAGATTGACCGCGAAAGAGGCGTAGTAATAGAAGAAAAAAGGCTCCGCAAAGGAGCCGATCAGCGGATCCAGGATAAAACCTTCCCCATCCTGGTCAACAAATCCCGCTATGCCGACCGCCTGCCCATCGGCACCGAAGAAGTACTCAATAAATTCACCCCGGCCACCATCCGCGCCTTCTATAAAGATTGGTACCGTCCCGATCTGCAGGCCCTGATCGTTGTTGGTGATATTGATGTGAAAGAAGTAGAGAAAATGGTCAAAGCCAAATTCTCCAACCTGAAAAAACCTTCCGTGGTAAAACCCCGGACCGTATATACTATCCCCCTGCAAGGCAAGAACCAGTTCATCACCGTTACGGATTCTGAATATCCCCAGACCGTTGTACAGCTGCTGATGAAGAGAAAAGTATCGCCTGTTAAAACCGTGGCCGACTATAATACGGCTATCGTGAACAGCCTCTTCTCCCAGATGCTGGCCGCCCGCCTCGGCGAACTGTCCAAAAAGCCCAATCCGCCCTTCCGCCAGTTTGGTGGTGGCATAAGTTCCCTCTTCGGTGGCGTGAACGCCCTCAGCCTGCAGCTGGTGGCCCGCGATAATGAGCTGGAATCCGGCTTTGCCGCCGCCTGGGCAGAGATCGCCCGTATCAAACGCTTTGGCTTTGTTGCGTCTGAACTGCAACGCGCCAAGACCAATATCCTCACTTCCATGACCTCCCGCCTGAAGGAAAAGGATAAGATCAACTCTTCCGATTACGTATCTGAATACCAGGCCAATTTCCTGAGCGGAAGCGCCGCCATGAGCGTGGAAGCTGAAGTGAAACTGATCCAGGAGATCCTGCCTGCCATTACCCTGGAAGCTATCAACACAAGGGCTAACGAATGGCTGAAAGAAACCGACCGGGATATTATTGTTACCGCACCGGAATCTGCCAAAGCTTCCCTGCCCGCAGAACTGACCGTGAACAACTGGATCGCTGCTGCTGAAAAACAAACCCTCACCGCTTACCAGGACAACGCTGCCGATGGCAGTCTGCTGCCTTCCCTGCCGCCCGCTGGTAAGGTGACGGCTACCAAAACCATCTCCGAGATCGGCGTTACCGAGCTGACCCTCAGCAATGGCGCCCGCGTGATCCTGAAGCCCACTACCTTCAAGAATGACGAGATCAGCTTCATGGCCTATAGCCATGGTGGCACTGCTCTTTACAGTGATGCTGATTTCCAGTCGGCCGCCAACGCTGCCGGTATCATGGCCAGCTCAGGCCTGGGCTCCTATGACCCCATCGCTATGCCCAAACTGCTGAACGGTAAACTGGTGCAGGTAATGCCCTTTATCGGTGAAACAGCTGAAGGCATCCAGGGTGGTTCCAGCGTGAAGGATCTTGGAACAGCCCTCCAGCTGATCCATGCTTATTTCACTGTTCCCCGCAAGGACACCGTGGTGTTCAACAATATCATCCGCCAGAGCGAGCAGGCTATCACCAACCGCTACGGCAATATCCGTAACGTGTTTGTGGATACCGTATCCGCCGTAATGGGTAATTATAATGTCCGCCGCACAGGACCTACGCTCGACAAGCTCCACCAGATCAAACTGGACAGGGCATACAATGTATTCAGAGAGCGTTTTGCCAATGCAGGTGATTTCACCTTCTTCTTCGTAGGCAGCTTCCAGGTGGATTCCATCCGCCCGCTGCTGGAAGAGTATATCGGTTCCCTGCCAGGTACTGCTGTAAAAGAAACGCCGAAAGACCTGGGCATCCGCGCTCCCAAAGGCAATATCACCAAGACCGTATACAAAGGCAAGGAAGACAAAGCCAGCGTGCAGATGAGCTTTACCGGCGACTTTGACTTCTCCCCCGAAAATGCGGTCCAGATCAACGCCCTCAAAGAAGTACTGCAGTTCCGCCTCCTGGAAAGACTGCGTGAAACAGAAGGTGGTGTATATACCCCCTCCGCTTCCCTGCAGGTGTCCAAACTGCCCGTAGGCCGCTATAACCTGGGTGTTTCCTTTGGTTGCGCCCCGGCCAATGTGGACAAGCTGATCGCCGCTACTTTTGACGAGATCAAAAAACTGCAACAGGATGGTCCTCCCGCCACGGACCTCACCAAATTCAAAGAGGAAGAAAAAAGGCAGTTTGAGCTGGCGCTCACGGACAATGGTTTCTGGATGGGCTACATCGTGGATGCCTATGTCAACGAACAGGATCCCAAACGTGTCCTGAACCAGGACAAAGAGCTGGATAAAGTGACCCTGGCAACCATCCAGGCCGCTGCCAAAAAATACCTGGACGACAAGAACGTTATCAAGTTCGTCTGGCTCCCTGAACAACAATAA
- a CDS encoding OmpA family protein translates to MTSYHSYNKLLIIAATCCGLLLSGLTGQSQEISLAAGGGIGAWHYSLNNGSRTLQPGFQAGVGYLFPLGNRWGLRTGVELGSYRAKARLNNGTTYSSYQVDSEGDAFEFQVQPEGYQEKQQLLTADVPLLLQFHPAGDQRGFYGAAGVKLGLPIRNRFNSSADRISASGYYPDLNVTFTDLPVHGFGTQPGWSGKAEYDLKPSFALSAEAGMRFTISTKSKLYIGAYIDYGLNDLKKQTPNNQLLTYQPDGLAQSKPAGVFSLPDESGAVRLLAAGIKLRWAIATTRKKKAAPVPAVIAETPAPAPVPADTAAIAITPAPEPVSPVQDTVAATPKPLPEIDPVHFGKVGDTLLAAASKTQLQQLVSTLKEDLGLNAVIEGHTCNVGNNAANEKVGLARARAVKAFLVNQGIAAERLETVSKAQHQPVAPNDTEANRRRNRRVVVKIIE, encoded by the coding sequence ATGACTTCCTATCATTCTTATAATAAATTACTGATCATAGCAGCTACCTGCTGCGGTTTATTGCTCAGCGGACTTACCGGACAATCACAGGAGATCAGCCTGGCCGCAGGCGGCGGCATAGGCGCATGGCATTATTCCCTTAACAACGGCAGTAGGACACTCCAGCCAGGATTCCAGGCGGGAGTCGGTTACCTGTTCCCTTTAGGTAACCGCTGGGGCCTCCGCACGGGGGTGGAACTGGGCAGTTACCGGGCAAAGGCCAGGCTCAATAACGGGACTACGTATAGCAGCTACCAGGTAGACAGTGAAGGCGACGCCTTTGAATTCCAGGTACAACCGGAAGGCTACCAGGAAAAACAGCAACTGCTGACGGCCGATGTGCCACTATTGCTGCAGTTCCACCCTGCGGGGGACCAACGCGGTTTTTATGGCGCCGCCGGCGTAAAGCTGGGACTGCCCATCCGCAACCGGTTCAACAGCAGCGCCGACAGGATCAGCGCTTCGGGTTACTACCCTGATCTCAATGTAACCTTTACCGATCTGCCCGTGCATGGTTTTGGAACCCAGCCAGGATGGTCCGGCAAGGCCGAATACGATCTCAAACCCTCTTTTGCACTCAGCGCAGAAGCCGGCATGCGCTTCACTATCTCCACAAAAAGCAAACTCTATATTGGCGCCTATATTGACTATGGCCTGAACGATCTCAAAAAACAAACACCCAATAACCAGCTCCTTACCTATCAGCCGGATGGACTGGCGCAAAGCAAACCGGCAGGCGTTTTTTCCCTGCCGGATGAAAGCGGCGCCGTCCGCCTGCTGGCCGCAGGCATTAAACTGCGCTGGGCCATTGCAACCACCCGGAAAAAGAAAGCAGCCCCGGTACCAGCCGTAATTGCAGAAACACCAGCGCCTGCACCTGTACCGGCAGACACTGCTGCAATAGCAATCACCCCGGCGCCTGAACCGGTAAGCCCTGTACAGGATACGGTGGCAGCAACGCCCAAACCATTACCGGAGATAGATCCTGTGCATTTCGGAAAGGTAGGTGATACCCTGCTGGCAGCTGCCAGTAAAACACAATTGCAGCAGCTGGTCAGTACCTTGAAAGAAGACCTGGGCCTGAATGCCGTGATTGAGGGGCATACCTGTAACGTAGGTAACAATGCAGCCAATGAGAAAGTGGGCCTGGCCCGTGCCCGCGCAGTCAAAGCTTTCCTGGTGAACCAGGGCATTGCCGCAGAGCGACTGGAAACAGTGTCCAAAGCTCAGCACCAACCCGTAGCCCCTAATGATACAGAAGCAAACCGCCGCAGAAACCGGCGGGTAGTAGTGAAGATCATAGAATAG